One stretch of Alcaligenes faecalis DNA includes these proteins:
- the gcvA gene encoding transcriptional regulator GcvA: MNPVFPLQALRAFTEVGRHGSIKLAAQSLGVTSGAVSQQIRLLEDRLGVTLFVRSHHKMSLSEAGEQVYPVLLTAFDQIEQAMHTLEATKQRKTLTISTVPSFAASWLIPRLADFKQRHPDIEIRVEASPTLVDLRRDKVDIAIRHGLGVYPGLQAEPLMAPVLLPVASPALLKGKPAIQEPADCLEWPLLQDADRADWALWLSAHGVEDDARADRGTAFEDDYLLIRGAIAGLGLALIPQEYAQDEIAAGRLMQVLNKPWPARFAYYLVTLPDTTQRAEVRAFSDWIVEQAQL, translated from the coding sequence ATGAATCCTGTCTTTCCTTTGCAGGCTCTGCGCGCCTTTACCGAAGTCGGACGCCACGGCAGCATCAAGCTGGCCGCCCAGTCGCTGGGTGTGACCTCGGGCGCAGTCAGCCAGCAAATCCGGCTGCTGGAAGATCGCTTGGGCGTGACACTGTTTGTGCGCAGCCACCACAAAATGAGCCTGAGCGAAGCAGGTGAACAGGTCTACCCTGTCCTGCTGACGGCGTTTGACCAGATCGAACAGGCCATGCACACGCTGGAGGCCACCAAGCAGCGCAAGACACTGACGATCAGCACCGTGCCTTCCTTTGCCGCTTCTTGGCTGATTCCCCGGCTGGCCGATTTCAAGCAGCGCCATCCCGATATCGAAATCCGTGTGGAGGCCTCCCCCACGCTGGTGGACCTGCGTCGAGACAAAGTCGATATCGCCATTCGCCACGGCTTGGGCGTATACCCCGGCTTGCAGGCCGAGCCCTTGATGGCCCCTGTCTTGCTGCCTGTAGCCAGCCCTGCGTTGCTGAAAGGCAAGCCAGCTATTCAGGAACCAGCAGATTGCCTGGAGTGGCCACTGCTACAAGATGCCGACCGAGCCGACTGGGCCCTCTGGCTGTCTGCCCACGGAGTGGAGGACGATGCGCGCGCCGATAGAGGCACGGCTTTCGAGGATGATTACCTGCTGATACGCGGCGCAATTGCGGGCCTGGGGTTGGCCTTGATACCGCAAGAATATGCGCAGGATGAAATAGCCGCAGGCCGCTTGATGCAAGTGCTGAACAAGCCCTGGCCAGCCCGCTTTGCCTACTATCTGGTGACCTTGCCCGATACGACGCAAAGAGCAGAGGTCCGTGCCTTTAGTGATTGGATAGTCGAGCAAGCCCAGTTATAG
- a CDS encoding glutathione S-transferase family protein translates to MIDLYTDSSPNGFKATIALEELALPYRLHHVRIEANEHKQPEFLTLNPHGRIPVMKDDETGIVLFESAAILLYLAEKTGQLLSKDPIQRWETIKWLQFHASSVGPILGQRVHFELFAQEKIPAAIERYRRLVNDLFTVLDTRLADHPYLAGQDYSIADIAHFGWTHIARIIDFDFSQYLHMSAWHERVAQRPAVRKGITLPEPATGV, encoded by the coding sequence ATGATTGATCTGTACACCGATAGTTCGCCTAACGGCTTTAAGGCGACCATCGCCCTGGAAGAGCTGGCGCTACCGTATCGCCTGCATCACGTGCGTATTGAAGCGAACGAACATAAGCAGCCGGAGTTTCTGACTCTGAATCCGCATGGGCGTATCCCGGTGATGAAGGATGATGAAACAGGTATTGTCCTGTTCGAGTCCGCCGCGATCCTGCTGTATCTGGCGGAGAAAACCGGCCAATTGCTTTCAAAAGACCCCATTCAGCGCTGGGAAACGATCAAGTGGCTGCAGTTTCACGCCTCCAGCGTGGGGCCGATTCTGGGCCAGCGCGTGCATTTCGAGCTGTTTGCCCAAGAGAAGATCCCGGCCGCTATCGAGCGCTACCGCCGTCTGGTGAATGATCTGTTCACCGTGCTGGATACACGCTTGGCCGACCATCCTTATCTGGCAGGACAGGACTACTCCATTGCCGATATTGCGCATTTTGGCTGGACGCATATTGCGCGGATTATCGACTTTGATTTCAGCCAGTACCTACATATGAGCGCCTGGCATGAACGTGTGGCCCAGCGCCCCGCAGTTCGCAAAGGCATCACCTTGCCTGAACCCGCTACCGGCGTTTGA
- a CDS encoding FAD-binding oxidoreductase gives MNTTASPASTEATASRRFRDYRVLEKQRESEVITSFVLQPVDGVMPPYQPGQYLVFRLEIDGQTVLRNYSVSGDPDCTERLRISVKHEKAPAGLSVADGLASSYLHQQVQPGDVLSAAGPMGEFVLDESSQRPVVLLSGGVGQTPLLAMLHRLLKRSQRKVYVIHACDNSVVHAFADEMRELVAQREGVQLYFCYRNPTEDDEQAGLHHVAGLITREQLQRWLPLDDYEFYLCGPGAFMQSNYGVLRSLGVARERIHYEFFGPATVLEKTLAGDVAASLVQPEQPATAPAVLGSATASASEPESLAAVDETAADATQTVTFLPDGRQAQWHEDCPSLLDLAEETGLNPDFNCRAGLCNTCMCTLVSGEVDYFEEPLDPVPEGKVLLCCSRPRGPVAVELP, from the coding sequence ATGAATACGACTGCATCACCTGCGTCCACCGAGGCTACGGCCAGCCGCCGTTTCCGGGACTATCGCGTACTGGAAAAGCAGCGCGAAAGCGAAGTGATTACTTCGTTTGTACTGCAGCCGGTGGACGGTGTTATGCCGCCTTATCAGCCGGGTCAGTATCTGGTGTTCCGTCTGGAGATTGACGGGCAAACCGTGCTGCGCAATTACAGCGTGTCGGGGGATCCCGACTGCACGGAGCGTCTGCGCATTTCCGTCAAACACGAGAAGGCCCCGGCAGGATTAAGCGTGGCTGATGGCTTGGCCTCCTCCTATCTGCATCAACAGGTGCAGCCGGGCGATGTGCTGAGCGCGGCCGGACCGATGGGTGAGTTTGTGCTGGACGAGAGCAGCCAGCGGCCTGTGGTGCTGCTAAGCGGCGGCGTGGGCCAGACCCCTTTGCTGGCCATGCTGCATCGTTTGCTTAAACGCAGTCAGCGTAAGGTGTATGTGATCCATGCCTGTGATAACAGCGTGGTGCATGCCTTTGCGGATGAGATGCGCGAGCTGGTGGCGCAGCGCGAAGGCGTGCAGCTTTACTTCTGCTATCGCAACCCGACTGAAGATGATGAGCAAGCCGGTTTGCACCATGTGGCGGGACTGATTACACGTGAGCAGTTGCAGCGTTGGCTGCCACTGGATGATTACGAGTTTTACCTGTGTGGGCCTGGTGCCTTCATGCAGAGTAATTACGGTGTGCTGCGTAGTCTGGGGGTGGCGCGCGAACGCATTCACTACGAGTTTTTTGGCCCGGCCACGGTGCTGGAAAAGACCTTGGCTGGTGATGTTGCGGCCAGCCTTGTTCAGCCAGAGCAGCCAGCGACAGCGCCTGCCGTGCTTGGCAGTGCGACTGCAAGTGCATCAGAACCCGAGTCGCTTGCAGCAGTTGATGAAACCGCCGCAGATGCCACGCAGACCGTGACGTTCTTGCCCGACGGTCGTCAGGCCCAATGGCATGAGGATTGTCCTTCCTTGCTGGATCTGGCTGAAGAAACGGGCTTGAACCCGGACTTTAATTGCCGTGCAGGCCTGTGCAATACCTGCATGTGCACCTTGGTATCGGGCGAGGTCGATTATTTTGAAGAGCCTCTGGACCCTGTGCCAGAGGGCAAAGTCTTGTTGTGCTGTTCCCGTCCCCGTGGGCCGGTGGCCGTGGAATTGCCCTAA
- a CDS encoding LLM class oxidoreductase: MTIEKSLTQGASFPAFANHPGYSRMFAPGRLTMGIFLPLRFYEGDMSVLAGQAALVEEIDRQDFAAVWVRDVPLYDPSFGDAGQVFDPFTYLAFLAARTKRVALATGSTIFSLRHPIDLAKSAFTIDQLSGGRLVLGIASGDRPVEFPAYGVERAERAERFAQAVSYFRQLTQAGQLNIDSPLGRFDTAELLPKPVHGSIPLIVTSSSGQSPEWIAEHADGWLTYPEATHTPLGPQRLAAKIQAWRARIPDGGFRPHMTNEWLDLVDDPDYPRTPLRGGFTLRTGRKGLITLLEEWQAAGVNHAALGIQFAQRPAAEIIQELAEYVLPHFASHQEQPALATAW, encoded by the coding sequence ATGACGATTGAAAAAAGCCTGACTCAAGGCGCATCTTTCCCTGCCTTTGCCAATCACCCTGGCTATAGCCGCATGTTTGCGCCGGGTCGCCTGACCATGGGTATCTTCCTGCCTCTGCGTTTTTATGAAGGCGATATGAGTGTGCTGGCTGGGCAGGCAGCGCTGGTAGAGGAGATAGACCGCCAGGATTTTGCAGCGGTGTGGGTACGAGACGTACCTTTGTATGACCCCAGCTTTGGCGATGCGGGGCAGGTGTTCGACCCCTTTACCTATCTGGCTTTTCTGGCTGCTCGCACCAAGCGGGTGGCTTTGGCCACGGGCAGCACGATTTTCTCCTTGCGTCACCCGATCGACCTGGCCAAATCCGCCTTCACCATTGATCAGTTGTCCGGCGGACGCTTGGTGCTGGGTATTGCTTCCGGGGACAGACCCGTGGAGTTTCCTGCCTATGGTGTGGAGCGAGCCGAACGGGCAGAGCGATTTGCACAGGCTGTCAGCTACTTCCGTCAGTTAACACAAGCGGGGCAACTGAATATCGACTCTCCGCTAGGCCGCTTCGATACGGCAGAGCTGTTACCCAAGCCCGTGCATGGCTCCATTCCCCTGATTGTCACCAGTTCCTCGGGGCAGTCGCCCGAATGGATTGCAGAGCATGCCGATGGTTGGCTGACTTACCCGGAAGCCACACATACACCGCTGGGCCCGCAAAGGCTGGCTGCCAAAATTCAGGCATGGCGAGCGCGGATTCCCGATGGCGGTTTCCGCCCGCACATGACCAATGAATGGCTGGATCTGGTGGACGACCCGGATTATCCACGCACCCCCTTGCGAGGTGGCTTTACACTGCGTACCGGGCGCAAGGGGTTGATTACCTTGTTGGAGGAATGGCAGGCAGCCGGAGTGAATCATGCCGCTTTGGGTATTCAGTTTGCGCAGCGACCTGCGGCGGAAATTATCCAGGAGCTGGCTGAATATGTGCTGCCGCATTTTGCCTCTCATCAGGAACAGCCTGCCCTTGCAACAGCATGGTAG